In Legionella cardiaca, a genomic segment contains:
- the lspJ gene encoding GspJ family T2SS minor pseudopilin variant LspJ: MSKKAGFTLIEILIALAVFAILATITSSAMYYSFNTKARVSQQAERLNILQLAVILMQRDSIQIIPRSIRGNEMHLFPAFIGQPQYLEFTRVGVENPNSQEKRSTLQRIAYVCHDNQLLRRSWQVLDPVNRDHYSDKVLIDNLLACRFAYLNQTLQVLPEWRENALQQNQRAEPLPKAIQLNLTLKDWDKMSLLFAIPEALYSEH; encoded by the coding sequence ATGAGTAAAAAAGCAGGTTTTACATTAATTGAAATTCTTATAGCTCTGGCCGTGTTTGCTATTCTTGCAACCATTACCTCTTCTGCAATGTATTATTCATTTAATACGAAAGCCCGAGTTAGTCAACAAGCCGAGCGTCTTAACATTTTGCAATTAGCCGTCATTCTGATGCAAAGAGATTCGATACAAATTATCCCACGCTCTATTCGCGGTAATGAAATGCATCTGTTTCCTGCCTTTATTGGTCAACCTCAATATCTTGAATTTACTCGAGTTGGTGTGGAAAATCCCAATAGCCAGGAAAAGCGTAGTACTCTTCAACGTATTGCTTACGTTTGCCATGATAATCAATTGTTGCGTCGAAGCTGGCAAGTTCTTGATCCGGTAAATCGTGATCATTATAGCGATAAAGTACTTATTGATAATCTCCTTGCTTGTCGTTTTGCATACCTGAATCAGACGCTACAGGTTTTGCCAGAATGGCGAGAGAATGCTTTGCAGCAAAATCAGCGAGCCGAGCCTCTTCCCAAAGCCATTCAATTAAATCTTACATTAAAAGACTGGGATAAAATGAGCCTGCTCTTTGCCATTCCTGAGGCACTATATAGTGAACATTAA
- the lspI gene encoding GspI family T2SS minor pseudopilin variant LspI, with product MKKFSSPKQCGFTLIEVLIALSVIAIALTALLKATAQNVANTQRLQEKTISHWIAIQGVTMVQLGLLTVTPSKEVTQITNMLGQRWYWRVKINATPIKSVQQITITTSKNQAGPFTNPLIAFRYLNE from the coding sequence ATGAAAAAATTCTCTTCCCCCAAGCAATGTGGTTTTACACTGATAGAAGTTCTTATTGCTCTATCTGTTATTGCCATTGCTTTAACCGCCCTTCTTAAAGCAACTGCACAAAATGTTGCAAATACGCAACGACTGCAAGAAAAAACCATCAGTCATTGGATTGCTATCCAAGGTGTGACCATGGTCCAATTAGGTCTATTAACGGTTACACCAAGCAAAGAAGTAACCCAAATTACAAACATGCTTGGGCAACGCTGGTACTGGCGAGTAAAAATTAACGCGACACCAATCAAGTCAGTACAGCAAATTACGATAACAACGAGTAAAAATCAGGCAGGGCCTTTCACTAATCCCCTAATTGCTTTTCGGTATTTAAATGAGTAA
- the gspH gene encoding type II secretion system minor pseudopilin GspH — MRAKGFTLIEILVVLIIIGITIGFALLSFGDFGASRRAVVSAEQFANYIKLTQHRAILEMTPLGITINKENFQTFRFEQNVWKPMVEKTIFRTQYFPSNITVNLQRMHTITKNPDIIISASGDITPFSLDFGTNQKPKLATVVGKPNGIVTVLLPRTP; from the coding sequence ATGCGCGCTAAGGGTTTTACCCTTATCGAAATTTTGGTGGTACTGATTATTATTGGTATCACCATAGGATTTGCTTTACTTTCTTTTGGCGATTTTGGCGCCTCCAGACGAGCAGTGGTGTCTGCTGAACAGTTTGCAAACTATATTAAACTCACTCAACATCGCGCCATACTGGAAATGACCCCGTTGGGAATTACCATTAACAAAGAAAACTTTCAAACCTTCAGATTTGAACAAAACGTATGGAAACCTATGGTAGAGAAAACAATATTTCGTACCCAATATTTTCCAAGTAATATTACTGTTAATTTGCAAAGGATGCACACTATTACTAAAAATCCAGACATTATCATTAGCGCTTCAGGAGATATCACTCCTTTTAGCTTGGATTTTGGTACGAATCAAAAACCAAAACTTGCTACTGTTGTTGGCAAACCTAATGGCATCGTCACTGTATTATTACCGCGAACACCATGA
- the lspG gene encoding GspG family T2SS major pseudopilin variant LspG, with translation MSKQSGFSLIEIMVVVVILGILASIVVPKIISRPDEARVVKAKQDVLAIQNALDLYKLDNGVYPSTDQGLVALVEKPTSNPIPRDWKQYLQSLPKDPWGRDYLYLNPGEHGEVDVFTLGADGQPGGTGINAEIGNWNAR, from the coding sequence ATGAGTAAACAAAGCGGCTTTTCATTAATTGAAATTATGGTTGTAGTGGTTATTCTTGGTATTCTTGCCTCAATTGTTGTGCCTAAAATTATTAGCCGCCCAGATGAGGCTAGAGTTGTTAAAGCAAAACAAGACGTATTAGCTATTCAAAATGCACTCGATCTTTATAAATTAGATAATGGCGTTTATCCAAGCACTGACCAGGGTTTAGTAGCCCTCGTTGAAAAGCCAACCAGCAATCCCATTCCAAGAGATTGGAAACAATATCTGCAGTCCCTCCCTAAAGATCCATGGGGCAGAGATTATTTATATTTAAATCCAGGAGAACATGGTGAAGTGGATGTTTTCACATTGGGTGCTGATGGACAACCCGGAGGTACTGGAATCAATGCTGAAATAGGTAATTGGAATGCGCGCTAA
- the lspF gene encoding GspF family T2SS innner membrane protein variant LspF, whose amino-acid sequence MGAYHYQALNKTGNITKGVIEADSERHARQLLRERGMIPTQIRTLAKQQQARKKDKLSAQELALLTRQLATLLAAGIPVEESLRGVSEQTEKDKVRELIIGVRAKVVEGYALAQAMGEFPNAFPELYRATVGAGEQTGRLDLVLEKLADYTENQQETRQKIQQALIYPSLMIIVSTAIISFLLAFVVPKIIEVFTSSGQSLPAMTQVLITISEFIKSYGLIVLLIIIALLVAFKKSLANVNIRTGWHRILLKLPITSYLVRSVNVARYIHTFGILFAAGVSVLETMRVSASLITNLVMRNAFDQATIRVREGTAINQALKETGFLSPMATHLIASGEKSGQIAIMMERAASHLDSEVKRLIDTALTLLEPMVILFMGAVVLFIVLATLLPIFSMEQLVS is encoded by the coding sequence ATGGGCGCCTATCATTACCAAGCGCTAAACAAAACTGGAAATATCACCAAAGGCGTTATTGAAGCTGATTCAGAACGCCATGCACGCCAATTATTGCGTGAACGTGGGATGATCCCAACTCAAATTCGCACCTTGGCTAAACAGCAGCAAGCTCGAAAAAAAGATAAACTGTCGGCGCAAGAATTAGCGCTATTAACTCGACAATTAGCTACTTTACTTGCAGCAGGGATTCCTGTTGAAGAGTCGTTACGTGGTGTAAGTGAGCAAACCGAAAAAGATAAGGTACGTGAATTAATTATAGGTGTTCGTGCGAAAGTTGTAGAAGGATATGCCCTTGCGCAAGCAATGGGAGAGTTTCCAAATGCCTTTCCGGAACTATATCGAGCAACTGTCGGAGCCGGCGAACAAACCGGACGATTAGATTTAGTACTTGAAAAACTGGCTGACTACACTGAGAATCAGCAAGAAACCAGACAAAAAATTCAACAGGCCTTGATTTATCCTTCACTAATGATTATCGTTTCCACGGCAATTATTAGTTTCTTGTTAGCTTTTGTTGTTCCCAAAATTATTGAAGTATTCACCAGTAGCGGCCAATCCTTACCAGCAATGACCCAGGTATTGATTACTATCAGCGAATTTATTAAATCCTATGGGCTAATTGTTCTATTAATAATTATTGCGCTTTTAGTTGCATTCAAGAAAAGCCTTGCCAACGTTAACATTCGCACAGGCTGGCATAGAATTCTGTTAAAATTGCCCATTACGTCTTATCTTGTTCGCTCAGTCAATGTGGCGCGTTATATTCATACTTTTGGGATTTTATTTGCCGCAGGGGTTAGTGTTCTTGAAACGATGCGAGTTTCTGCGAGTTTGATTACAAATCTTGTGATGCGAAATGCATTTGATCAAGCCACTATCCGCGTTCGTGAGGGAACAGCGATAAATCAGGCACTTAAAGAAACTGGTTTTTTAAGTCCTATGGCAACACATCTTATTGCAAGCGGTGAAAAAAGCGGACAGATTGCCATAATGATGGAGCGTGCGGCTTCTCATCTGGATAGTGAAGTAAAACGCTTAATCGATACAGCATTAACGTTGCTTGAGCCGATGGTTATTTTATTTATGGGGGCAGTTGTTCTATTTATTGTTTTAGCAACCCTGCTCCCTATTTTCTCTATGGAGCAATTAGTAAGTTAG
- the glnA gene encoding glutamate--ammonia ligase produces MSKDILLAAIKEHDAKFIDLRFTDTRGKEQHITIPVSAVDDDFIENGKMIDGSSIKGWQKIHQSDLALIPDLTTTLPDPFYQDNTLIVRCDVVDPQTMLGYDRDPRSIARRAEIYLKSTGIADEALFGPEPEFFLFDSVRWGNNIHGAFYEIESDEGQWNSAKVFEGGNIGHRPSVKGGYFPVPPVDSSQDIRSAICLTLESLGMVVEAHHHEVATANQCEVATKFNSLTKKADEMQLLKYVIHNVAHNYGKTATFMPKPLVGDNGNGMHCHQSLVKDGVNLFAGDQYAGLSETALYYIGGIIKHARALNALTNPATNSYKRLVPGFEAPVLLAYSARNRSAAIRIPHVSSPKARRIEVRFPDPMANPYLAFSAMMMAGLDGIQKKIHPGQPMDKDLYDLPPEELIDVPTVCNSLEQAVYHLQQDQEFLLQGDVFSKDFINSYIELRQQEISLIRSMVHPLEFEWYYSL; encoded by the coding sequence ATGAGTAAAGATATACTACTTGCGGCAATAAAAGAACATGATGCTAAATTTATTGATTTGCGATTTACCGATACTCGCGGGAAGGAACAGCATATAACAATTCCAGTATCTGCAGTGGATGATGATTTTATTGAAAATGGAAAGATGATTGATGGTTCGTCTATTAAGGGATGGCAGAAGATTCATCAATCGGATCTGGCGCTTATACCTGATTTAACGACTACTCTACCAGACCCCTTTTACCAAGATAATACACTTATTGTTCGCTGTGATGTTGTCGATCCACAAACCATGTTGGGTTATGACAGGGATCCTCGCTCAATAGCACGACGAGCTGAAATCTATTTGAAATCAACCGGGATTGCCGACGAAGCGCTTTTTGGACCTGAACCTGAATTTTTCCTGTTTGATAGCGTGCGTTGGGGCAACAATATTCATGGAGCATTTTACGAAATAGAGTCGGATGAAGGTCAGTGGAATTCAGCCAAGGTTTTTGAAGGCGGTAACATTGGACACAGACCAAGTGTTAAAGGCGGGTATTTCCCTGTGCCACCTGTAGACTCTTCACAGGATATTCGTTCAGCTATTTGTTTGACACTAGAATCATTAGGGATGGTTGTTGAGGCTCATCATCATGAAGTCGCTACTGCTAACCAATGTGAGGTAGCAACCAAGTTTAATAGTTTGACTAAGAAAGCAGATGAGATGCAGCTATTAAAATATGTAATTCACAACGTGGCACACAATTACGGTAAAACAGCAACCTTTATGCCAAAACCCTTAGTTGGTGATAATGGTAACGGGATGCATTGCCATCAATCATTGGTGAAGGATGGTGTAAACTTATTTGCCGGTGATCAATATGCAGGTTTATCAGAAACAGCACTTTATTATATTGGTGGCATTATCAAGCATGCTCGTGCTCTAAACGCATTGACTAACCCCGCAACCAACAGCTACAAGCGGTTAGTTCCTGGTTTTGAAGCGCCTGTACTTCTGGCTTATTCAGCTCGTAACCGTTCTGCGGCAATTCGTATTCCACACGTTAGCAGTCCGAAGGCACGTCGCATTGAAGTCCGTTTCCCTGATCCTATGGCGAATCCCTACCTTGCTTTTTCCGCAATGATGATGGCTGGACTTGATGGAATACAGAAAAAAATCCATCCTGGACAACCAATGGACAAAGATTTGTATGATTTACCACCAGAGGAATTAATTGATGTACCCACAGTGTGCAACTCTCTGGAACAGGCTGTATATCATCTGCAGCAAGATCAGGAATTTTTATTACAAGGCGATGTATTCTCCAAGGATTTCATCAATAGTTATATTGAACTTCGCCAACAGGAAATATCGCTAATTCGAAGCATGGTTCATCCACTTGAATTTGAATGGTATTACAGTCTCTAA
- a CDS encoding DUF4124 domain-containing protein: MFLVINPLFAEIYKWIDDQGITHFSDSPHEGGNHIKLPATQYNLVPVPAKKEKVVNQQQKLQPYELTIIQPEDKATIRNNQGKLIVNVHINQLLRPNYQLILVLDGKKVKQSKTTLTFILNGIERGTHNLVVEVLDEKDSVLFTSKPVIFYMHRPYIHPDHKI, translated from the coding sequence TTGTTTCTGGTCATTAATCCTTTGTTTGCTGAAATTTACAAATGGATTGATGACCAGGGTATTACTCATTTTAGTGATTCTCCTCATGAAGGTGGCAACCATATTAAATTGCCTGCCACACAATATAATTTAGTCCCAGTACCAGCAAAAAAAGAGAAGGTTGTTAATCAGCAGCAGAAATTACAACCTTATGAACTCACTATTATTCAACCTGAAGATAAAGCGACTATTCGTAATAATCAGGGGAAATTAATCGTCAATGTACATATTAACCAGTTGTTGAGGCCTAATTATCAATTAATACTAGTTTTGGATGGGAAAAAAGTGAAGCAGTCTAAAACAACATTGACTTTCATCCTGAATGGGATTGAGCGAGGTACGCATAATTTAGTTGTAGAAGTACTTGATGAAAAAGACAGTGTTCTTTTTACCAGCAAACCAGTAATCTTTTATATGCATAGACCTTATATCCATCCTGACCACAAGATTTAG
- the htpG gene encoding molecular chaperone HtpG: protein MASKQQTMGFQTEVKQMLHLVVHSLYSNKEIFLRELISNASDALDKLRFLALSDSALYEDDSDLRISIDFNEKNKTISIKDNGIGLSWDEAVENLGTIAKSGTKEFVSHLTGEGAKDAHLIGQFGVGFYSAFIVADKVTVKSRKAGLKPEDGIVWQSNGEGEFTISQEKKAERGTEVILHLKKDQDEFLSDWRLRNVITKYSDHICWPIIMKKREEDGKESNDFETVNKATALWTLQKSEISDEDYKTLYKHISHDFQEPLTWSHNHVEGKQDYISLLYIPSHAPFDLWQQETKHGLKLYVKRVFIMDDAVQFLPRYLRFVKGIIDASDLPLNVSREILQENKQVEAIKSASTKRVLSMLEKLSTQDQETYQKFWDQFGLVLKEGPIEDYSNREAVAKLLRFTTTKNDSEKQNVSLTDYVSRMKEGQDKIYYLTASSYNAAKHSPHLEIFKKKDIEVLLLGDRIDEWLVSYLSEFDGKKLQSISKGKIDLDIEDAPEIKQQEESLAPMLKHIKEVLADKIKDVQLTNRLTDSPACIVADENDMGLEMQRILQAAGQQLPDIKPIFEINPEHTLIKRLHGITDDSRFAEWVVMLFEQAVLAEGGQLDNPADFVSRVNKLLLEA, encoded by the coding sequence ATGGCAAGTAAGCAGCAAACGATGGGTTTTCAAACTGAAGTAAAGCAAATGTTGCACTTAGTGGTTCATTCTCTTTATTCAAATAAAGAGATATTTTTACGCGAATTAATTTCTAATGCTTCGGATGCTTTAGACAAACTGCGTTTTCTTGCTCTTTCAGATTCTGCTCTCTATGAAGATGATTCTGATTTACGTATCTCTATTGATTTTAATGAAAAAAATAAAACCATCAGTATCAAAGACAATGGCATTGGCTTAAGCTGGGATGAGGCGGTGGAAAATTTAGGTACTATTGCTAAATCAGGAACAAAAGAGTTCGTTAGTCATCTAACTGGCGAAGGGGCTAAAGATGCTCACCTAATTGGTCAATTCGGGGTGGGTTTTTACTCAGCATTTATTGTTGCTGATAAGGTGACAGTAAAAAGTCGCAAGGCAGGCCTGAAACCCGAAGACGGAATTGTTTGGCAGTCTAATGGCGAGGGCGAATTTACTATAAGCCAGGAAAAGAAAGCAGAGCGGGGTACAGAGGTAATATTACATCTGAAGAAAGATCAGGATGAGTTTTTAAGTGATTGGCGGCTGCGCAATGTCATTACTAAGTATTCGGACCACATCTGCTGGCCAATCATTATGAAAAAAAGAGAAGAGGACGGTAAGGAATCCAATGATTTTGAAACAGTGAATAAAGCAACCGCACTTTGGACATTACAGAAATCTGAAATCAGTGATGAAGATTATAAAACGCTCTATAAACATATCTCTCATGATTTCCAGGAGCCGTTAACCTGGTCTCACAATCATGTTGAAGGGAAACAAGATTATATCAGTTTATTATATATTCCTTCTCATGCGCCCTTTGATTTATGGCAGCAGGAAACGAAGCATGGTCTAAAACTTTATGTAAAACGCGTTTTCATTATGGATGATGCTGTTCAATTTTTACCAAGATACCTGCGCTTTGTAAAAGGAATCATTGATGCGAGTGATTTGCCCTTAAACGTGTCACGCGAAATTTTACAGGAAAATAAGCAGGTTGAAGCGATTAAGTCAGCATCTACTAAACGTGTGCTTTCAATGCTGGAGAAACTTAGTACTCAAGATCAAGAGACTTATCAAAAATTTTGGGATCAATTTGGTTTAGTGCTGAAAGAGGGCCCTATTGAGGATTATAGTAACCGCGAAGCAGTTGCTAAATTGTTGCGTTTTACTACAACCAAGAATGATTCTGAAAAACAAAATGTTTCATTGACAGATTATGTTTCTCGCATGAAAGAGGGGCAAGATAAAATCTATTATCTCACTGCATCAAGCTATAATGCGGCAAAGCATAGTCCTCATCTTGAAATTTTTAAGAAAAAAGATATTGAAGTTCTCTTGCTCGGTGATCGTATTGATGAATGGTTAGTCAGTTATTTAAGTGAATTTGATGGTAAAAAGCTACAGTCAATTAGCAAAGGTAAAATTGATTTAGATATAGAAGATGCACCAGAAATTAAACAGCAAGAGGAATCATTAGCCCCTATGTTGAAACATATTAAGGAAGTTTTAGCTGACAAAATTAAAGATGTGCAATTAACAAATCGCCTAACCGATTCGCCAGCATGTATTGTGGCGGATGAAAATGACATGGGATTGGAAATGCAACGTATTTTACAAGCTGCAGGTCAACAATTGCCCGATATCAAGCCAATATTTGAGATTAATCCTGAACATACTTTGATTAAGCGCTTGCACGGCATTACGGATGATAGTCGTTTTGCTGAGTGGGTGGTTATGTTATTTGAGCAGGCAGTTTTGGCTGAAGGAGGACAATTAGATAATCCAGCTGATTTTGTTAGCCGGGTTAATAAGCTTTTGCTCGAAGCATAA
- a CDS encoding patatin-like phospholipase family protein, with protein MKKQFKIFLPIPSVKTLSLGGGGARGAVYAPVLGYLEETDVLSGIECVYGVSAGAITSLLISYGATAEEINELTQTDFRSLLTDWSIFRGGKGIYYTTQLKHMIEENGKRFFLKRLMEAKEICQTNKNEGLLKQIMMLETHQDKITFEDLEKLKNVFNELGFLNKVKSLSVLAVSLADGKPHLFSYSTHKDIRIVDAVAASCAIPPVFKPHYINIGGQEVAFVDGGMYRSLLTPTHQTAFATDLEKRLDSLLLLLLPEDEANMHTYGPGKPLNFIMAFIGYLIKIFFGANGVSGRYEMQKSVKEYGPNVVSMNVDIKPNDFGVSTDRKKAAGEKAVESIKNYFALRRDSDSGYLLEGSFIFCLYQVPLHQFQIAKEELVKQLDAESEEEKNFFISMAQKISDHRTMQKQWEEQISEEIKITIQLLKQNPAEAESAGLNRLNNLLENYCTLPFEMQDQQIFDINRERLLNGTQYQLKELFSLLETQQISLPTGGLLEDLLHNSQIQSLSMG; from the coding sequence ATGAAAAAACAGTTTAAAATTTTTTTACCTATCCCATCAGTAAAAACTCTATCCCTTGGTGGGGGTGGAGCCAGAGGCGCAGTCTATGCTCCGGTTTTGGGGTATTTAGAGGAAACAGATGTTTTATCAGGTATTGAATGTGTCTATGGAGTATCTGCTGGAGCCATCACATCTTTGCTTATAAGTTACGGCGCTACTGCTGAAGAAATTAATGAGCTGACTCAAACAGATTTCCGTTCTCTCCTTACAGACTGGAGCATATTCAGAGGTGGAAAAGGAATTTATTATACGACTCAATTAAAACACATGATTGAAGAGAATGGAAAACGATTTTTCTTAAAGCGACTCATGGAAGCTAAGGAAATTTGTCAAACCAATAAAAATGAAGGTTTACTAAAACAAATCATGATGTTGGAAACCCATCAAGATAAAATTACATTTGAGGATTTGGAAAAGCTGAAAAATGTGTTTAATGAGTTAGGCTTTCTTAACAAGGTGAAATCATTGTCTGTTTTAGCGGTAAGTCTGGCCGATGGTAAACCGCATCTATTCTCTTACTCCACTCATAAAGACATTCGCATTGTGGATGCAGTCGCAGCCTCTTGTGCTATACCTCCGGTTTTTAAACCTCATTATATTAATATAGGCGGTCAAGAAGTTGCCTTTGTTGACGGAGGTATGTATCGCAGTCTGTTAACGCCGACGCATCAAACTGCCTTTGCTACTGATCTTGAGAAACGGCTTGATAGCCTCTTACTGCTATTATTGCCTGAGGATGAGGCCAACATGCACACCTATGGCCCGGGCAAACCATTAAATTTTATAATGGCTTTTATTGGTTATTTAATAAAAATCTTTTTTGGAGCCAATGGCGTGAGCGGTCGTTATGAGATGCAAAAAAGCGTTAAGGAATATGGTCCTAATGTAGTATCCATGAATGTAGATATTAAGCCCAATGATTTCGGGGTCTCTACAGATAGAAAGAAAGCCGCAGGCGAAAAAGCAGTTGAAAGCATTAAAAATTATTTTGCACTCCGAAGAGATAGCGATTCCGGTTATTTGCTTGAAGGCTCTTTTATTTTTTGCTTATATCAAGTACCTCTTCATCAATTTCAAATTGCAAAAGAAGAACTTGTCAAACAACTAGACGCAGAATCTGAAGAAGAAAAAAACTTTTTTATATCCATGGCTCAAAAAATTAGCGACCACCGAACTATGCAGAAACAATGGGAAGAGCAGATTAGCGAGGAAATTAAAATAACCATCCAGCTCTTGAAGCAAAACCCCGCTGAAGCAGAAAGTGCAGGATTAAATCGATTAAATAATCTCTTGGAGAACTATTGTACTCTTCCTTTTGAAATGCAAGATCAACAAATTTTTGACATCAATAGGGAGCGTTTGCTCAATGGAACCCAATACCAATTAAAGGAATTATTTTCATTGTTAGAAACACAACAAATTTCTCTGCCAACCGGAGGCTTGTTGGAAGATTTGTTACACAATAGTCAAATACAATCGTTATCAATGGGATAA
- a CDS encoding class I SAM-dependent methyltransferase, which translates to MRAAEFNQATADKFAENVLTMMNQAALTLMLSIGHRTGLFDAMSKMSFATSSEIAKEANLNERYVREWLNALVTGGIIHYDMNEKKYYLPLEHAAFLTRKASPNNLAVMAQFIPVLANVEDALVDSFVNGGGVPYEAYPRFHEVMAEESAQTILSALIDSILPLVNGLVPKLERGIRVLDIGCGYGHALLHMAKTYPKSHFVGYDLCTETIEHGQKLAKENALTNIDFIQKDLANWHEKEVYDLITAFDVIHDQAKPKDVLQGVYDALKPDGFFLMQDIRTSTAVEKNIGNPIAPFVYTISCMHCMTVSLSQNGAGLGAAWGEELAEEMLRDAGFTKISRHYLEHDILNSYYIVQK; encoded by the coding sequence ATGAGAGCCGCAGAATTTAATCAAGCAACAGCAGATAAGTTTGCCGAAAATGTACTAACTATGATGAATCAAGCTGCATTGACATTGATGTTATCAATTGGGCATCGGACAGGGCTGTTTGATGCAATGAGTAAGATGTCTTTTGCGACGAGTTCTGAAATTGCAAAAGAGGCTAATTTGAATGAGCGTTATGTTCGTGAGTGGCTTAACGCATTAGTCACTGGTGGCATTATTCACTATGACATGAATGAAAAAAAATATTACTTACCCTTGGAACATGCCGCATTTCTCACTAGAAAAGCCTCCCCCAATAATTTAGCTGTAATGGCTCAATTTATTCCCGTTCTTGCAAATGTAGAGGATGCACTTGTGGATTCATTTGTTAACGGTGGTGGGGTACCTTATGAAGCTTATCCACGATTTCATGAGGTAATGGCAGAAGAAAGCGCACAAACAATTTTATCTGCCCTGATTGATAGTATTTTACCATTAGTAAATGGGTTAGTACCTAAATTAGAAAGGGGTATTCGTGTATTGGATATTGGTTGTGGTTATGGTCATGCACTTCTTCATATGGCAAAAACGTATCCTAAAAGCCATTTTGTTGGCTATGATCTATGTACTGAAACGATTGAGCATGGGCAGAAGCTAGCTAAAGAAAACGCATTGACCAATATCGATTTTATCCAAAAAGATCTAGCCAATTGGCATGAAAAGGAAGTATATGATTTGATTACTGCTTTTGATGTTATTCATGATCAGGCAAAACCAAAAGATGTTTTACAAGGAGTGTACGATGCACTGAAGCCGGATGGTTTTTTTCTTATGCAAGATATCAGAACTTCAACCGCTGTAGAAAAAAATATTGGGAATCCTATAGCACCGTTCGTTTATACAATTTCTTGTATGCATTGTATGACTGTTTCCTTGTCTCAAAATGGTGCAGGGCTTGGAGCTGCATGGGGAGAGGAGCTGGCCGAAGAGATGTTGCGGGATGCTGGATTTACAAAAATTTCCCGACATTATTTAGAACACGATATATTGAATAGTTATTATATCGTACAAAAATAA
- a CDS encoding helix-turn-helix domain-containing protein, translating to MNVIETQATSQIVKQDQGLQDLVYSLVTRFLAENKNKPIDDLYDMILSEVEPPLLQAVMEKRRGNQLQAAKMLGISRGTIRKKLQRYFGTKYFRLTDE from the coding sequence ATGAATGTCATTGAAACACAAGCCACTTCACAAATCGTGAAACAAGATCAAGGGCTTCAAGATTTGGTATATAGTTTAGTAACCCGTTTTCTTGCTGAAAATAAAAATAAGCCTATTGACGATCTCTATGACATGATTCTTTCAGAAGTTGAACCACCTCTTTTACAAGCCGTTATGGAAAAGCGTCGTGGAAACCAACTACAAGCAGCAAAAATGCTTGGAATCAGCCGTGGTACAATAAGAAAAAAATTGCAGCGTTACTTTGGCACAAAGTATTTCCGCTTAACAGACGAGTAA